In the Chryseobacterium sp. MYb264 genome, one interval contains:
- a CDS encoding rhamnogalacturonan acetylesterase, whose translation MKKELSLLVLFICSLYFGQQTSFKFDFGGDRVENGFIPITATSKFDRKIGYGFMDISGLKSIDRGGNALTGDFITSDKPFYFSVVIPEGNYDVKMNLGDTKGSSETTVRVENRRLMLNDVKTKQDEILEKTITVHVKDSIIRNQKGEQIGIVKLKPRETKYLHWDNLLTIEFNDKAPKVCSIIIQPNKTAKTVYLTGDSTVVDAQYEPWASWGQMLPYFFVPSEVVIANYAESGETLKAFEDRHRIDKIWNKIKPGDYLFIQFGHNDQKYGNSEKSGYRKRLKEWIQKAKQLGATPVLVTSMNRRVFDENNKIVNTLDDFPEAMREIAKQESIYLIDLNALSKTLLEAMGPEAAKKAFVYYPANSYPNQSKALADDTHFNAYGAYELAQCVVKSIVDQNLPLKKFISRNYKSFNPNNPDDVTKFHWPESIFMESLKPDGN comes from the coding sequence ATGAAGAAAGAATTATCACTTTTAGTACTATTTATCTGTTCATTATATTTTGGACAGCAAACCAGCTTTAAATTTGACTTTGGCGGAGACAGAGTGGAAAATGGTTTTATACCAATCACTGCAACTTCAAAATTTGACAGAAAAATAGGTTACGGATTTATGGATATTTCGGGTTTGAAATCTATTGACAGAGGCGGAAATGCTTTGACGGGAGATTTTATCACAAGCGACAAGCCTTTCTATTTTTCGGTGGTCATTCCTGAAGGAAATTATGATGTTAAAATGAATCTGGGCGACACAAAAGGAAGTTCGGAAACTACGGTTCGCGTAGAAAACCGCCGTCTGATGCTGAATGATGTAAAAACCAAACAGGATGAAATTCTTGAAAAAACAATCACGGTTCATGTCAAAGACAGTATTATCCGAAATCAAAAAGGAGAACAAATTGGTATTGTCAAATTGAAGCCCAGAGAAACGAAATATTTACATTGGGATAATTTGCTGACGATTGAATTTAATGATAAAGCACCGAAAGTGTGTTCCATCATCATTCAGCCTAACAAAACAGCGAAAACCGTTTACCTGACGGGAGATTCAACGGTGGTGGATGCGCAGTACGAACCTTGGGCTTCCTGGGGGCAGATGCTGCCGTATTTTTTTGTTCCTAGTGAAGTGGTGATTGCCAATTATGCTGAAAGCGGTGAAACTTTAAAAGCCTTTGAAGACCGCCACAGAATCGATAAAATCTGGAATAAAATAAAACCCGGTGATTATCTTTTTATTCAGTTCGGGCATAACGATCAGAAATATGGCAACAGCGAAAAATCGGGATACCGAAAGAGATTGAAAGAATGGATTCAAAAGGCAAAACAGCTGGGAGCAACTCCTGTATTGGTCACTTCCATGAACCGCAGGGTTTTTGATGAAAATAATAAAATCGTCAATACTTTGGATGATTTCCCTGAAGCCATGCGCGAAATAGCGAAACAAGAGAGTATTTATTTAATCGATTTAAATGCATTAAGCAAAACCTTATTGGAAGCAATGGGACCTGAAGCGGCGAAAAAGGCATTTGTCTATTATCCTGCCAATTCTTACCCGAATCAATCCAAGGCTCTGGCGGATGATACTCATTTTAATGCGTATGGCGCTTACGAACTGGCGCAATGCGTCGTAAAATCCATTGTAGATCAGAATCTGCCTTTGAAGAAATTTATTTCAAGAAATTATAAAAGTTTTAACCCCAATAACCCCGATGATGTCACAAAATTCCACTGGCCGGAAAGTATTTTTATGGAATCTTTAAAACCGGATGGAAATTAA
- a CDS encoding rhamnogalacturonan lyase, translating into MKIKYIFIISAIFLSQAFSAQRQMEYLKRGIVAIPAKSGVFVSWRLLGTEAQNTHFDVYRTENNQTRKLNEKPLLKETHFLDATADKGKNYTYFIKSNTNDQKVDQDFAQYTANQKPYLSIPLKTPAGYTPNDASIADLDGDGEYEIILHQTGRSKDNSQKGETDPPIIQAYKLNGQFLWEINLGKNIREGAHYTQFLVYDLDQDGKAEIVMKTADGTKDAKGKFIGDPTKNYVNENGFILSGPEYLTVFNGETGEEITTVNYQVPRFAGSLNPTNEEMTETWGDAKGNRIDRFLGAVAYLDGKRPSVIMSRGYYTRTAIAAWDFKDKKLSLRWLFDTESSEENKKYRGQGNHNLSIADVDNDGKDEIIFGAMTVDDNGKVLNSTGYGHGDALHVGDLDPSNPGLEIFDIQERFDDAGAHFRDGKTGKVLWKLPSLNYSKDSKFQGPGRGLSLNIDPRYEGSECWAAGAGVKGLYDAKGNKIAEKTPACNMGIYWDGDFLSEILDGTTVSKWDWKNSKSNVVLETKDFQCESNNGTKKNPSLVADLFGDWREEVIYRTSDNKELRIFSTTIPTKHRLYTLMHNPQYRLSIVWQNVGYNQPPHTDYYLDESIKEIPKPNIFTKKN; encoded by the coding sequence ATGAAAATCAAATATATCTTCATTATATCAGCTATTTTTCTTTCTCAGGCATTTTCAGCCCAAAGACAAATGGAATATCTGAAAAGAGGAATCGTGGCTATTCCTGCAAAATCGGGTGTTTTTGTAAGCTGGCGTCTGCTCGGAACAGAAGCTCAGAATACCCATTTTGATGTGTATCGCACTGAAAATAACCAGACCAGGAAGCTGAATGAAAAACCATTGCTTAAGGAAACTCATTTTTTAGATGCAACAGCGGATAAAGGAAAAAACTACACCTATTTCATTAAATCCAATACGAATGATCAGAAAGTGGATCAGGATTTTGCACAATATACCGCCAATCAGAAGCCGTATCTCTCAATTCCTTTGAAAACCCCGGCAGGATATACGCCGAATGATGCTTCCATTGCTGATTTGGATGGCGATGGAGAGTACGAGATCATTCTTCATCAGACGGGAAGGTCAAAAGACAATAGTCAGAAAGGTGAGACCGATCCGCCAATTATTCAGGCTTATAAGCTGAATGGTCAGTTTTTATGGGAAATCAATTTAGGTAAAAATATAAGAGAAGGAGCGCATTATACGCAGTTTTTGGTCTACGACCTCGATCAGGACGGAAAAGCGGAAATCGTCATGAAAACTGCTGACGGAACCAAAGATGCAAAAGGGAAATTCATTGGAGATCCGACAAAAAATTACGTCAATGAAAACGGATTTATTCTTTCCGGCCCCGAATATCTGACGGTTTTTAATGGGGAAACAGGAGAAGAGATCACTACGGTTAATTATCAGGTTCCGAGGTTTGCAGGCAGTTTAAATCCGACCAATGAAGAGATGACCGAAACCTGGGGCGATGCCAAAGGAAACCGAATCGACCGTTTTTTAGGAGCGGTTGCCTATCTGGACGGCAAAAGACCCAGCGTGATTATGTCTAGAGGGTATTACACCAGAACAGCGATTGCCGCGTGGGATTTTAAAGATAAAAAACTGAGTCTTCGCTGGCTTTTCGACACGGAAAGTTCCGAAGAAAATAAAAAATACAGAGGTCAGGGAAATCATAACCTAAGCATTGCAGATGTCGATAACGACGGAAAAGACGAGATTATTTTCGGTGCGATGACGGTAGATGATAACGGAAAAGTGTTGAACAGCACAGGTTACGGTCACGGTGATGCATTACATGTTGGAGATCTGGATCCTTCAAATCCCGGATTGGAAATTTTTGATATTCAGGAGCGGTTTGATGATGCGGGAGCCCATTTCAGAGATGGAAAAACAGGAAAAGTGCTTTGGAAGTTACCTTCTTTAAACTACAGCAAAGACAGTAAATTTCAGGGGCCGGGAAGGGGATTGTCTTTAAATATCGATCCGCGTTATGAAGGTTCAGAATGTTGGGCTGCCGGAGCGGGAGTGAAGGGGCTTTACGATGCCAAAGGAAATAAAATTGCTGAAAAAACGCCCGCCTGTAATATGGGGATTTACTGGGACGGTGATTTTTTAAGTGAAATTTTGGATGGAACAACGGTTTCAAAATGGGACTGGAAAAATTCAAAATCCAATGTCGTTCTTGAAACAAAAGATTTCCAGTGTGAATCCAACAACGGAACCAAGAAAAACCCGTCCTTAGTGGCGGATCTGTTTGGAGACTGGCGAGAAGAGGTGATCTACAGAACTTCTGATAATAAGGAATTGAGAATTTTCAGCACCACGATTCCGACGAAACACAGATTATATACTTTGATGCACAATCCGCAGTACCGATTAAGTATCGTCTGGCAAAATGTGGGTTACAATCAGCCGCCACATACCGATTATTATTTAGATGAATCCATTAAAGAAATTCCAAAACCGAATATTTTTACGAAAAAGAATTAA
- a CDS encoding glycosyl hydrolase yields the protein MKIKNIVSLSIICFTFGNLSAQNPWPKETNTAQPWTRWWWMGSAVDEKGLDKQLTTLSKAGFGGVEIVPIYGAKGFENRYLNYLSPEWMKMLQFTTTKAKSLNMGVDMAVGTGWPIGGPQVSEQDAATKMIIQTYTIQPNEKFSEKIVLKDEKQKNVKAAKLDIVTAYNEKNEAVVITDKISGDGTLNWKPTSGTWMVYAVFIGKTLQKVKRAAPGGDGYTLDHFSPNATKDYLKTFDKAFGNSNYGIRSFFNDSYEVYNADWTADFKEEFKKRRGYDLSPYIKYLVSDEEGEIAGRVKSDYRETMSELILHHFTENFTNWAHYKNSKNTNQAHGSPGNLLDLYAAVDIPESETFGSTKFDIQGLKRNVEDINTKEVPDINMLKFASSAANITGKPLISNESFTWLTEHFKTSWSQVKPEAEQIFLSGINHIFYHGTTYTPADVQFPGWLFYASTNFVPENSLWPNIKGLNSYIERTQSVLQSGKSDNEILMYWPVYDQWASPKGKDMAFKIHNIEKWLHPTAFYENLEKLGKSGYSLDIISDKMIDEAKLDHQNIQVSKEGGSYQVLVVPQLNFLPESTLRNILRLAENGASIIFQSEPRDIPGNFEVEKRRNEFHALWNKIQFSQNGNIKSATFGKGKILLTSDVSKGLEYLKIEREKLTDTGLKFVRRQFDGGKFYYIVNHTSKEINQSIPLNYSGKQIALMNPENGDFGVTTAQNNSVKIQLKSGESIIVKVSENADNLIPKWKYIEKTDVPIVLNQPWNLTFKEGGPELPKSRILKKLEPWTNFSDDALTQSFSGTGVYTTTLDLKNKKTDDYQLKFDKLYESAKVIVNGQDAGMVWSLPFEINIGKYLKKGKNTIQIEVCNLMANRIRYMDQNKIQWRNYHEINFVNIDYKPFDASSWKVQPSGLDGEIQLIPLHYSK from the coding sequence ATGAAAATTAAAAATATAGTCAGTTTAAGTATTATCTGTTTTACGTTCGGAAATCTTTCCGCACAAAATCCGTGGCCAAAAGAGACGAACACCGCCCAGCCTTGGACGCGCTGGTGGTGGATGGGAAGTGCTGTTGATGAAAAAGGATTAGATAAGCAATTAACAACTCTTTCGAAAGCAGGTTTTGGAGGTGTTGAAATTGTTCCGATCTATGGCGCCAAAGGTTTTGAGAACCGATATCTAAATTATCTTTCTCCGGAATGGATGAAAATGCTGCAATTCACCACTACCAAAGCTAAAAGCCTGAATATGGGTGTTGACATGGCAGTCGGAACAGGCTGGCCGATTGGCGGACCTCAGGTGAGCGAGCAGGATGCGGCAACAAAAATGATTATTCAGACTTATACGATTCAGCCTAATGAAAAGTTTTCTGAAAAGATCGTTCTGAAAGATGAAAAACAGAAAAATGTAAAAGCGGCAAAACTTGATATCGTTACCGCGTATAATGAAAAAAATGAAGCTGTTGTTATAACAGACAAAATTTCAGGTGACGGAACTTTAAACTGGAAACCAACTTCCGGAACATGGATGGTATATGCTGTTTTCATTGGCAAAACATTACAAAAAGTAAAACGCGCCGCACCGGGTGGAGATGGCTATACTTTAGACCATTTTTCACCGAATGCCACAAAGGATTATCTGAAAACGTTTGATAAGGCTTTTGGAAATTCCAATTACGGGATCCGGTCTTTCTTTAACGACAGTTATGAGGTGTACAATGCAGATTGGACAGCCGATTTTAAGGAAGAATTCAAGAAAAGGAGAGGGTATGATCTGAGTCCTTATATCAAATATTTGGTAAGTGACGAAGAAGGCGAAATTGCGGGAAGAGTAAAATCGGATTACCGGGAAACGATGAGCGAACTGATTTTACATCATTTCACTGAAAATTTCACCAATTGGGCACATTACAAAAATTCCAAGAATACCAATCAGGCACACGGTTCACCGGGAAATTTACTGGATTTATATGCTGCGGTGGATATTCCTGAATCTGAAACTTTCGGAAGTACAAAATTTGATATTCAGGGCTTGAAGAGAAATGTGGAAGACATTAATACAAAAGAAGTTCCCGATATCAATATGCTGAAATTTGCTTCTTCAGCAGCCAATATTACCGGAAAACCTTTGATTTCCAATGAATCTTTTACCTGGTTAACGGAGCATTTTAAAACATCCTGGTCACAGGTAAAACCCGAAGCTGAGCAGATTTTTCTTTCGGGAATCAACCATATTTTTTATCACGGAACAACGTATACTCCAGCTGATGTTCAGTTTCCGGGATGGCTGTTCTATGCGTCGACGAATTTCGTTCCTGAAAACAGTTTATGGCCCAATATTAAAGGACTCAATTCCTATATTGAAAGAACGCAGTCTGTTCTGCAAAGCGGAAAATCGGACAACGAAATCCTGATGTACTGGCCTGTTTACGATCAATGGGCGAGTCCAAAAGGAAAAGATATGGCTTTCAAAATTCATAATATTGAAAAATGGCTGCATCCGACTGCATTTTATGAAAATCTTGAGAAATTAGGAAAATCCGGATACTCTCTGGATATAATTTCTGATAAAATGATTGATGAGGCGAAATTGGATCATCAAAATATTCAGGTCTCAAAAGAAGGTGGCTCTTATCAGGTTTTAGTCGTTCCTCAATTGAATTTTCTGCCCGAATCTACTTTAAGAAATATCTTACGTCTGGCAGAAAACGGAGCTTCAATCATTTTTCAAAGTGAGCCGAGAGATATTCCGGGGAATTTTGAGGTTGAGAAAAGAAGAAATGAATTTCATGCTTTATGGAACAAAATTCAATTTAGTCAAAACGGAAATATAAAATCTGCAACGTTCGGAAAAGGAAAAATTCTATTGACTTCCGATGTTTCAAAAGGACTGGAATATTTAAAAATTGAAAGAGAAAAATTGACGGATACCGGATTGAAATTTGTCAGAAGACAGTTTGATGGCGGGAAGTTTTATTATATTGTCAATCATACTTCAAAAGAAATCAACCAATCAATTCCATTGAATTATTCTGGAAAGCAAATTGCTTTGATGAATCCTGAAAACGGAGATTTTGGAGTTACAACCGCGCAGAATAATTCAGTTAAAATTCAATTGAAATCTGGAGAATCTATTATTGTAAAAGTTTCGGAAAATGCTGATAATTTAATTCCAAAATGGAAATATATTGAAAAAACCGATGTTCCGATTGTGTTAAATCAACCTTGGAATTTAACGTTTAAAGAAGGCGGTCCCGAACTTCCGAAATCCCGAATTCTAAAGAAATTAGAACCGTGGACAAACTTTTCAGATGATGCTTTAACACAAAGTTTTTCAGGAACAGGAGTGTACACAACGACTCTTGATTTGAAGAATAAAAAAACAGATGATTATCAGTTAAAATTTGATAAATTGTACGAAAGTGCAAAAGTGATCGTTAATGGTCAGGATGCGGGAATGGTGTGGAGTCTTCCTTTTGAAATCAACATCGGAAAATACCTGAAAAAAGGAAAAAATACCATTCAGATTGAAGTTTGCAATTTGATGGCGAACAGAATTCGATATATGGATCAAAATAAAATCCAGTGGCGTAATTATCACGAAATCAATTTTGTAAATATTGATTATAAACCTTTTGATGCCTCCAGCTGGAAAGTGCAGCCTTCGGGTCTGGACGGAGAAATTCAGTTAATTCCATTGCATTATTCAAAATAA
- a CDS encoding rhamnogalacturonan acetylesterase — MKIKIIIPIIALVVLIAASFQKLQNKPVLYIIGDSTVQNGSGKGADSLWGWGSFMDLYLNTDKIEIQNHAKGGRSSRTFLTEGRWDSIMKTIKKGDYVLMQFGHNDGGELADTLRARGTIKGIGEESKDIYNPIRKMNETVYTYGYYMRKYANEAKSKGAVPIIVSPVPRNNFTKEGKIENDKYGVWAKEVAKQTGAYFLDLNDMVITEYQKMGAEKVKAFFPKDHTHTNEAGAKLNAELVVKGIKDLKKCDLKKYIK; from the coding sequence ATGAAAATCAAAATAATCATCCCAATCATTGCTTTAGTTGTCCTTATTGCAGCTTCATTTCAAAAACTCCAGAATAAACCTGTTTTATATATTATCGGAGATTCTACCGTGCAAAATGGCTCTGGAAAAGGCGCAGATTCACTTTGGGGTTGGGGAAGTTTTATGGATTTATATTTAAATACCGATAAAATTGAAATTCAGAATCACGCAAAAGGAGGTCGAAGCAGCCGCACTTTCTTAACGGAAGGCCGTTGGGATTCAATTATGAAGACCATAAAAAAAGGCGACTATGTGTTGATGCAGTTTGGTCATAATGACGGTGGTGAACTGGCGGATACGTTGAGAGCGAGAGGAACGATAAAAGGTATTGGAGAAGAATCGAAAGACATCTATAATCCGATCCGAAAAATGAATGAAACGGTGTACACGTATGGCTATTATATGAGGAAGTATGCGAATGAAGCCAAATCAAAAGGAGCTGTTCCGATTATTGTTTCACCCGTTCCGAGGAATAATTTTACTAAAGAAGGAAAAATCGAAAATGATAAATACGGAGTTTGGGCGAAGGAAGTGGCAAAACAAACCGGAGCTTATTTTTTGGATTTAAATGATATGGTAATCACTGAATATCAAAAAATGGGAGCCGAAAAAGTAAAAGCTTTCTTCCCAAAAGATCATACGCATACCAACGAAGCAGGAGCTAAACTCAATGCAGAATTGGTTGTAAAAGGTATTAAAGATCTGAAGAAATGTGATCTGAAAAAATATATTAAATAA
- a CDS encoding glycoside hydrolase family 2 protein: protein MLCICSQLLYSQSKEIQFLSGKDAEHTKEWDFWINGGRKSGVWSKIHVPSQWEQQGFGSYNYGRDYVTYGKNFKFHDETGLYKHKFTIPNSWKGKTINIIFEGSMTDTEVKINGKLAGEIHQGAFYEFKYDISDKIQFGKENILEVKVSKMSADKSVNNAERLADYWILGGIFRPVYLEASPKEHISSTSIDAKADGTFRSNIHLKGINSVNNLKVELFDANNNLVGESQLKIEKGDTLKQVQFNLKNPKLWTAETPNLYKAKFSLHKNKKNIFHTQEKFGFRTIEIRKGDGIFINGTKIKMKGINRHVWWPETGRAVTENIDLMDVQLIKEMNMNAVRCSHYPPNKSFLKICDSLGLYVLDELAGWQKKYDKEVGKKLVKEMVTRDANHPSIIFWSNGNEGGHNFSLDAEFGKYDLSNRPVIHAHHKPGNAFNGIDCNHYEDYYSTKKILEGENIYMPTEFLHAQDDGGGGTSLADYWELHWNSKKGAGGFLWAFVDEGLVRTDFNNQIDVNAINAPDGVLGPHREKEGSFYAIREIYSPVKIDLKTLPDDFNGNIPVENRYHFTNLKDCQFEWKLVKFKTLFSSESGFDIIKSGKAESPNINPTEKRNIIVNLPANWKENEALLLTATDSFGKEIYTWTWKIKSNDEISKQFLQSLNKEFPVSVAENETEFILKSDEKEFAIGKKDGLLKSVIVDKKGKKMTFKNGPVFVNGTMELSSIKSFTEGQYQNIEVTYKNGNKIIWKLNPNGILELNYEYSLSGDYQFSGVSFDYPENYVINAKWLGKGPYHVWKNRLQGQTYNLWQNLKNSTRTGQSPWIYPEFKGYFDEVSWLQLDTAEGKITVGTKEEKMFVRLFDFYGIYGAEGYPKLPSGNISFLDTIPPLGTVLAFNINDKTESLGPESELNHLNGTFKRTLYFYFGLPNLGDENKQFTMPKENILTD, encoded by the coding sequence TTGCTGTGTATATGCTCACAACTCCTGTATTCCCAATCTAAGGAAATCCAATTCCTGAGCGGGAAGGATGCCGAACATACAAAAGAGTGGGATTTTTGGATCAACGGCGGACGGAAATCGGGTGTTTGGAGCAAAATTCACGTACCTTCACAATGGGAGCAGCAGGGTTTTGGCTCTTACAATTACGGTCGGGATTATGTAACCTACGGTAAAAACTTCAAGTTTCACGACGAAACAGGTTTATACAAACATAAATTCACCATTCCAAATTCCTGGAAAGGTAAAACCATCAACATCATTTTTGAAGGTTCGATGACCGATACCGAAGTGAAGATCAACGGAAAATTAGCTGGAGAAATACACCAAGGCGCTTTTTATGAATTTAAATATGATATTTCAGATAAAATTCAATTTGGAAAAGAGAATATTCTTGAAGTAAAAGTCTCCAAAATGTCGGCAGATAAATCGGTCAATAATGCAGAACGTCTTGCCGATTACTGGATTTTAGGTGGGATTTTCCGCCCGGTTTATCTGGAAGCGAGCCCGAAAGAGCATATTTCCTCAACTTCTATTGATGCCAAAGCAGACGGAACTTTTCGTTCAAATATTCATTTAAAAGGAATTAATTCAGTTAATAATCTAAAAGTTGAATTATTCGACGCTAACAATAATTTAGTAGGTGAGTCTCAGCTTAAAATTGAGAAAGGAGATACCTTAAAGCAGGTTCAATTCAATCTTAAAAATCCAAAACTCTGGACAGCCGAAACACCGAATTTGTATAAAGCAAAATTCAGCTTACATAAAAACAAAAAAAATATCTTCCACACGCAAGAGAAATTTGGTTTCAGAACCATTGAAATCCGCAAAGGCGATGGGATTTTCATCAACGGAACCAAGATTAAAATGAAAGGAATCAACCGGCATGTATGGTGGCCGGAAACAGGTCGAGCGGTTACTGAAAATATAGATTTGATGGATGTTCAGCTCATCAAAGAAATGAATATGAATGCCGTTAGATGCTCTCATTATCCACCAAATAAATCGTTTTTAAAAATTTGTGATTCGCTGGGTTTATATGTTTTGGATGAACTGGCGGGATGGCAAAAAAAATATGATAAGGAAGTGGGGAAAAAGCTTGTAAAAGAAATGGTTACGCGAGATGCCAATCATCCTTCCATTATCTTTTGGAGCAACGGAAACGAAGGCGGACATAATTTCAGTCTGGATGCAGAATTCGGAAAATACGACTTGTCAAATCGTCCCGTGATTCACGCGCATCACAAGCCGGGAAATGCTTTCAACGGCATCGACTGCAATCATTACGAAGATTATTACAGCACAAAAAAGATCCTTGAAGGTGAGAATATTTATATGCCGACCGAATTTTTACACGCTCAGGATGATGGTGGCGGCGGAACTTCTCTTGCCGATTACTGGGAATTGCACTGGAATTCCAAAAAAGGAGCGGGTGGATTTCTTTGGGCTTTTGTGGATGAAGGTTTGGTGCGAACGGATTTCAATAATCAAATCGATGTCAACGCCATCAACGCGCCTGATGGTGTTTTGGGACCGCATCGTGAAAAAGAAGGGAGTTTTTATGCCATTCGTGAAATTTACAGTCCTGTAAAAATTGACTTGAAAACACTTCCAGATGATTTTAACGGAAATATTCCTGTTGAAAACCGCTATCATTTTACGAATTTAAAAGATTGTCAGTTTGAATGGAAATTAGTTAAGTTTAAAACGCTATTTTCCTCAGAATCCGGATTTGATATTATTAAAAGTGGAAAAGCGGAATCCCCCAATATCAATCCTACGGAAAAAAGAAATATCATTGTAAATCTTCCAGCCAATTGGAAAGAAAATGAGGCTTTATTACTGACCGCAACAGATTCTTTCGGAAAGGAAATCTACACTTGGACTTGGAAAATCAAATCAAATGATGAGATATCAAAACAGTTCTTACAATCTTTAAATAAAGAATTTCCAGTTTCTGTAGCTGAAAATGAGACTGAATTCATTTTAAAATCAGATGAGAAGGAATTTGCTATCGGTAAAAAAGATGGACTTTTAAAATCTGTCATTGTCGATAAAAAAGGCAAAAAAATGACTTTCAAAAACGGGCCGGTTTTCGTGAATGGAACAATGGAATTATCTTCTATTAAATCTTTTACAGAAGGTCAATATCAAAACATAGAAGTCACTTATAAAAACGGAAATAAAATCATTTGGAAACTGAATCCAAATGGAATTTTAGAATTAAATTATGAATATTCGCTTTCGGGTGATTATCAGTTTTCAGGTGTAAGTTTTGACTATCCTGAAAATTATGTGATCAATGCAAAATGGCTCGGAAAAGGACCTTATCACGTTTGGAAAAACCGTTTGCAGGGGCAGACCTATAATCTATGGCAGAATTTAAAAAACTCAACAAGAACCGGACAGTCACCATGGATCTATCCTGAATTTAAAGGCTATTTCGATGAGGTGTCCTGGCTGCAACTCGATACCGCTGAAGGAAAAATAACAGTCGGAACAAAAGAGGAAAAAATGTTCGTGAGATTGTTTGATTTTTATGGAATTTACGGAGCCGAAGGTTATCCGAAATTGCCAAGCGGAAACATTTCGTTTTTGGATACAATTCCGCCATTGGGAACTGTTCTCGCATTTAACATTAACGATAAAACGGAATCTTTAGGACCGGAGAGCGAACTCAATCATCTGAACGGAACATTTAAGAGAACCCTGTATTTCTATTTTGGCTTACCGAATTTAGGCGATGAAAATAAACAATTCACAATGCCCAAAGAAAATATTTTAACAGATTAA
- a CDS encoding DUF4350 domain-containing protein: protein MKQNIIKTITLGTLLTFGFSNAQNKPKVVLDNFFNNEKKADKETGEIKSWHYTWNDTTNGGFSLLGEIFTKQGAEIATLTTAPSKKDLKNANIYIIVDPDIDKEAFSGKANLIDPITIKNLTEWVKNGGVLVLLSNDNGNSEFVHFNQLAEKFGIHFNDDSINRVKGREFEQGKVMVAEGNPVFSAQKLYMKEVSTMEVKAPAKTILTAENKNIGAVAKVGKGTVFALGDPWCYNEYIDGKKLPADFTNFQGTEEWVKWLLKQVK, encoded by the coding sequence ATGAAACAAAATATCATAAAAACAATAACATTAGGAACCTTATTAACCTTTGGATTTTCCAATGCCCAAAACAAACCAAAAGTCGTTTTGGATAACTTCTTCAACAACGAGAAAAAAGCGGATAAAGAAACTGGAGAAATAAAATCGTGGCATTACACATGGAATGACACAACGAATGGCGGATTTTCTTTGCTGGGTGAAATCTTCACAAAGCAAGGAGCTGAAATCGCAACTTTGACGACTGCTCCTTCAAAAAAAGATTTAAAAAATGCCAACATCTACATCATCGTAGACCCGGATATTGATAAAGAGGCTTTCAGTGGAAAAGCAAATTTAATTGATCCGATAACGATTAAAAACTTGACAGAGTGGGTTAAAAACGGTGGCGTTTTAGTCTTGTTAAGCAACGACAATGGCAATTCTGAGTTTGTACATTTCAATCAATTGGCAGAAAAATTCGGAATTCATTTTAATGATGACAGCATTAATCGTGTTAAAGGAAGAGAATTCGAGCAAGGGAAAGTAATGGTTGCAGAAGGAAATCCTGTATTTTCTGCGCAAAAATTATACATGAAAGAAGTGAGTACGATGGAGGTTAAAGCTCCCGCAAAAACGATTTTGACGGCAGAAAACAAAAACATTGGTGCCGTTGCGAAAGTCGGAAAAGGTACTGTTTTCGCATTGGGAGATCCTTGGTGCTACAACGAATATATCGATGGCAAAAAGCTTCCCGCAGATTTTACCAATTTCCAGGGAACAGAGGAATGGGTAAAATGGTTATTGAAACAAGTTAAATAA